A region of Anguilla anguilla isolate fAngAng1 chromosome 18, fAngAng1.pri, whole genome shotgun sequence DNA encodes the following proteins:
- the LOC118217663 gene encoding golgin subfamily A member 7B-like, with product MATEFHTLQEMQHSASLATKVFIQRDYSEGTVCKFQTKFPSELDSRVERSLFEDTVKTLNNFYAEAEKIGGQSYLEGCMACATAYVIFLCMETRYEKVLKKISRYILEQNEKIYAPRGLLITDPIERGMRVIEISIFEDRSSSGSSSGSSSTSSSSGR from the exons TTCCACACCCTGCAGGAGATGCAGCACAGCGCCTCGCTGGCCACCAAGGTCTTCATCCAGCGGGACTACAGCGAGGGAACAGTCTGCAAGTTCCAGACCAAGTTCCCCTCCGAGCTGGACAGCAGG GTCGAGCGGTCTCTGTTCGAGGACACGGTGAAGACGCTGAATAACTTCTACGCGGAGGCGGAGAAGATCGGCGGCCAGTCCTATCTGGAGGGCTGCATGGCCTGCGCCACGGCCTACGTCATCTTCCTCTGCATGGAGACGCGCTACGAGAAG GTGCTGAAGAAGATCTCCAGGTACATCCTGGAGCAGAACGAGAAGATCTACGCCCCCCGCGGCCTTCTGATCACCGACCCCATTGAAAGAGGCATGCGAGTG ATTGAGATCTCCATCTTCGAGGACCGCAGCTCCAGCGGCTCCAGCTCGGGCAGTAGCtccacctccagcagcagcgGCCGATGA